A genomic region of Runella rosea contains the following coding sequences:
- a CDS encoding S8 family serine peptidase, whose translation MNFSLQRSKGALGEFSSQTAFFYGLLMAACLLVSAVQAQQAKYLVLLKDKAGTALTVTKPEAFLTKRSVERRQRQNIPVSTRDLPVSASYVAQIRQTGAKIWYTSRWLNAVLVEATAAQLTAIRALPFVSGLEFGRALMNARLSAENQTKTTHQKFGQESLDYGSSQNQIEMLGAHTMHDRGYSGAGMLVAILDGGFRNSNTNPALKPIFDDKRVVATYDFVAKETSVYEDDSHGNNVFSIMASYLPGSLIGPAYSASYVLLRSEDAGSESHLEEANWLFAAEYADSLGVDVINTSLGYTEFDNPADNYTYADMNGRNALVTRAADWAAGVGMVVVASAGNEGSSPWKYIGAPSDGDSVLAVGAVNSLKGLAAFSSLGPSADGRVKPDVSARGQATTLSNQNGTVTTGNGTSYSAPLIAGLVTAFWQSQPYLTAMQVVDCIRRAGDRFSAPTPQFGYGIPTFESAVQVAKERYPVTAIADWIKPVDANVYPNPLGASSEVNIYWGTLFAGKNVSVQLLDATGRVVYQQWVLANEATVKMTFPPLVNGVYFLKMNDNQRERVLKVIK comes from the coding sequence ATGAATTTCAGTTTACAACGCAGTAAGGGTGCTTTGGGTGAGTTTTCGTCGCAAACGGCCTTTTTTTATGGGCTACTAATGGCGGCTTGCCTGCTGGTGTCGGCGGTGCAGGCGCAGCAAGCCAAGTACCTTGTATTATTGAAAGACAAAGCAGGGACCGCGCTTACGGTAACCAAACCCGAAGCTTTTTTGACCAAGCGTTCTGTGGAGCGGCGTCAACGTCAGAATATCCCTGTTAGCACCCGCGATTTACCCGTTAGTGCATCTTACGTAGCTCAAATTCGGCAAACAGGTGCCAAAATTTGGTATACCTCGCGTTGGTTGAATGCCGTACTGGTCGAGGCTACTGCCGCGCAGCTTACGGCCATTCGTGCCTTGCCTTTTGTGAGTGGCTTGGAGTTTGGTAGAGCGTTGATGAATGCCCGTTTGTCGGCGGAGAATCAAACCAAAACTACCCACCAAAAATTTGGACAGGAAAGTTTAGACTATGGTTCTTCCCAAAATCAAATAGAAATGTTGGGAGCACACACCATGCACGACCGGGGATACAGCGGTGCTGGAATGTTGGTGGCGATTTTGGATGGTGGCTTTAGAAATTCAAATACCAACCCTGCCCTGAAGCCGATTTTTGACGACAAAAGGGTAGTGGCTACTTACGACTTTGTTGCCAAAGAAACGAGTGTATACGAGGATGATTCGCACGGCAACAACGTTTTTAGTATCATGGCGAGCTATTTGCCCGGGTCATTGATTGGGCCTGCTTACAGTGCGTCGTATGTGTTGCTACGCTCAGAAGATGCGGGCTCAGAATCGCATCTGGAAGAAGCTAATTGGCTTTTTGCGGCCGAATACGCCGATAGCTTGGGCGTGGATGTCATCAATACGTCGTTGGGGTATACCGAATTTGATAACCCCGCTGACAATTACACCTATGCCGATATGAACGGTCGTAATGCGCTCGTAACAAGAGCTGCGGATTGGGCCGCTGGTGTGGGCATGGTAGTGGTGGCATCGGCTGGCAATGAGGGCAGCAGTCCGTGGAAATACATAGGCGCTCCCTCCGACGGGGATTCTGTGCTGGCGGTTGGGGCCGTTAACAGCTTAAAAGGCTTGGCCGCTTTCAGTTCGTTGGGGCCATCAGCCGATGGCCGAGTTAAGCCCGATGTCAGCGCCCGAGGGCAGGCTACGACGCTATCAAACCAAAACGGCACCGTTACAACGGGCAACGGTACTTCGTATTCTGCGCCGTTGATTGCGGGGTTAGTCACGGCTTTTTGGCAATCGCAACCGTATCTAACGGCCATGCAAGTGGTAGATTGTATTCGCCGAGCGGGGGATCGCTTCAGTGCTCCGACGCCCCAATTTGGGTACGGAATACCCACTTTTGAAAGCGCCGTTCAGGTAGCCAAAGAAAGATACCCTGTCACGGCTATTGCGGATTGGATAAAGCCCGTTGATGCTAATGTTTATCCCAATCCGTTGGGCGCGTCCTCTGAAGTAAACATTTATTGGGGAACCCTTTTTGCGGGGAAAAACGTGTCGGTTCAACTGTTAGATGCGACAGGCCGGGTGGTGTATCAACAGTGGGTTTTGGCAAATGAGGCCACGGTAAAAATGACATTTCCGCCGTTGGTAAATGGGGTCTATTTCTTAAAAATGAACGATAATCAACGTGAGAGGGTTTTGAAGGTAATTAAATAA
- a CDS encoding HlyD family secretion protein, with product MLNLSKQRVNIPAIEKEVNSLNTLHSPKTARIVYRWILGIVIALLLIMFLPWQQNINGKGYVTALTPQDRPQNIQNAVAGQIARWNVREGDYVKKGDTILVITEVKDDYFDPQVLVRTQEQIQAKTDGIAAYKAKIEATDNQISALRQGLQFSLEKARNKVIQSQLKVRSDSADMVAVNRNFQIAKERLDRAEVMYKEGTISLVDLETRRLKLQEDQAKVVAQTQKLNISRNELINARIELSSVEADYRKDIAKAFSDRSTALSSVAEGESELSKLQNKYENIRIRRDQYVVRSPQDGYVIKTLKAGIGETIKEGESIVTLQPRQPELAVELYVKAMDLSLIAPGRHVRLEFDGWPALQFSGWPGTSVGTFGGSVAVVDRVNSKNGQYRLLIKTNQRGNENEKWPDQLRIGSGVNGFVMLQDVPIWWEIWRQLNGFPPDYLADILPEEGEKEAKK from the coding sequence ATGCTGAACTTATCAAAGCAACGGGTCAATATACCCGCCATAGAAAAAGAAGTAAATTCACTCAATACGCTTCATTCACCCAAAACGGCCCGAATAGTTTACCGATGGATTTTGGGAATTGTCATTGCCTTACTATTGATCATGTTTTTGCCCTGGCAGCAAAACATCAACGGAAAAGGCTACGTAACGGCCCTTACACCCCAGGACCGCCCTCAAAATATTCAAAATGCCGTGGCGGGGCAAATAGCCCGCTGGAACGTTCGGGAGGGTGATTACGTCAAGAAAGGAGATACGATTCTGGTCATTACAGAAGTAAAAGATGACTATTTTGACCCGCAGGTTCTGGTACGTACCCAAGAACAAATTCAGGCAAAAACCGACGGCATTGCCGCGTATAAAGCCAAAATAGAAGCCACCGACAATCAAATTTCTGCTCTGCGCCAAGGATTGCAGTTCAGCCTAGAAAAGGCCCGCAATAAAGTCATTCAATCTCAATTGAAAGTCCGCAGCGACAGCGCCGACATGGTGGCCGTTAATCGCAATTTTCAAATTGCCAAAGAGCGCCTCGACCGGGCGGAGGTAATGTACAAAGAAGGAACCATTTCGTTGGTTGACCTCGAAACCCGTCGCCTCAAGCTACAGGAAGACCAAGCCAAAGTGGTGGCGCAAACCCAAAAACTTAATATTTCCCGCAATGAATTGATCAACGCCCGTATTGAGTTGAGCTCGGTAGAAGCTGATTACCGCAAAGACATTGCCAAGGCATTTTCGGATCGCAGTACGGCGCTTTCGAGCGTGGCTGAGGGCGAGTCGGAGCTTTCCAAACTTCAGAATAAATACGAAAATATCCGCATCCGGCGAGATCAATACGTGGTTCGCTCACCCCAAGACGGCTACGTCATCAAGACCCTCAAAGCGGGAATCGGCGAAACCATCAAAGAAGGTGAGTCGATTGTGACCCTCCAACCTCGGCAACCCGAGTTGGCGGTGGAATTGTACGTCAAAGCCATGGATTTATCTTTGATTGCCCCTGGCCGCCACGTACGCTTAGAGTTTGATGGGTGGCCCGCGTTGCAATTTTCGGGTTGGCCCGGCACTTCGGTCGGCACTTTTGGTGGGTCAGTGGCCGTTGTAGACCGTGTAAACAGCAAAAACGGTCAATATCGCCTATTAATCAAAACCAATCAGCGAGGAAACGAAAATGAAAAATGGCCCGATCAACTCCGCATTGGTTCGGGCGTAAACGGCTTTGTCATGCTTCAAGATGTACCTATTTGGTGGGAAATCTGGCGTCAACTCAATGGCTTTCCGCCTGATTATCTGGCTGATATTTTACCCGAAGAGGGCGAAAAAGAAGCAAAAAAATAG
- a CDS encoding TolC family protein — protein MNTALWAQTDTAKVFSYRDFYDLVLKNHPVLRQANSLSGQAKAELLMAKGGFDPKLDINFDRKYFENKAYFNFWDNQLKVPLYWGGMDIKAGFERNVGDVLGTDIRTPLDGVSYVGINVPILQRFVIDERRATLQNARIFQNIAEAERVKMINKLILTAAKEYWEWYFSYRNQLLIKEFYELAAQRFQLVSKRVMQGDLPAIDTADAQVTLLDRRVMFEQATVELQNARLKLSNHLWDANGSPLELPETAVPQLSAGQVIDVTTLANLLETARLRHPEIQKLDLKAQQLNVDERLGREMLKPRFDIGLSSLNYAHRFITGSKIPDAGAFPAFYKINVDFSLPLLFRKERGKLEIIRVKQFQNTLETQQLRREINNEVQAAYNDVKNLEGQIIQQQIAVQRQAQVLRAEEQRFSIGESQLFLVNQRESKLNELKVKLESMKAKYEKAKATLLFAAGTFE, from the coding sequence ATGAATACCGCCTTGTGGGCGCAAACCGACACGGCAAAGGTATTTTCTTACCGCGATTTTTACGATTTAGTCCTAAAAAATCACCCCGTGTTGCGCCAAGCCAACTCCCTTTCAGGGCAGGCAAAGGCCGAGTTGTTGATGGCAAAAGGAGGGTTTGACCCTAAATTGGACATTAATTTTGACCGTAAATATTTTGAAAACAAAGCCTATTTTAACTTTTGGGATAACCAGCTGAAAGTACCCCTCTATTGGGGCGGGATGGATATCAAGGCAGGTTTTGAACGCAACGTAGGGGATGTGCTCGGAACTGACATTCGTACCCCACTTGACGGGGTAAGTTACGTGGGAATAAACGTACCCATCTTGCAACGATTTGTCATTGACGAACGCCGCGCAACCCTCCAAAACGCCCGTATTTTTCAGAATATCGCCGAAGCGGAGCGCGTCAAAATGATTAACAAATTAATCCTTACCGCGGCAAAGGAATATTGGGAATGGTATTTTAGTTATCGTAACCAGTTACTTATCAAAGAGTTTTATGAGCTGGCAGCGCAACGCTTCCAGCTCGTAAGCAAACGTGTAATGCAAGGCGACCTTCCTGCCATTGATACCGCAGATGCCCAAGTAACCCTACTCGACCGACGTGTAATGTTTGAACAAGCCACGGTTGAACTTCAAAATGCCCGCCTCAAGCTTTCAAACCACCTGTGGGACGCAAACGGCTCCCCGCTAGAATTGCCCGAAACAGCCGTACCGCAATTAAGCGCTGGCCAAGTGATTGACGTAACAACCTTGGCAAATCTACTCGAAACTGCCCGCCTTCGCCACCCTGAAATTCAAAAGCTAGATTTAAAAGCGCAACAACTCAATGTTGACGAACGTCTCGGCCGCGAAATGCTCAAACCCCGCTTTGACATAGGCCTATCTTCCCTCAATTACGCCCACCGTTTTATTACGGGTTCCAAAATTCCCGATGCTGGGGCATTTCCTGCTTTTTACAAAATAAATGTTGATTTTTCACTGCCTTTGCTGTTTCGGAAAGAACGGGGAAAACTTGAAATTATCCGCGTAAAACAGTTCCAGAACACGCTTGAAACCCAGCAGTTGCGTCGAGAAATCAACAACGAAGTTCAGGCCGCTTACAATGATGTAAAAAATTTGGAAGGGCAAATTATTCAGCAACAAATCGCGGTGCAACGCCAAGCCCAAGTGCTGCGGGCAGAAGAACAACGCTTCAGCATCGGTGAAAGCCAATTATTTTTGGTGAACCAACGCGAATCTAAGCTTAACGAGCTGAAAGTCAAACTTGAATCCATGAAAGCAAAGTACGAAAAAGCCAAAGCAACGCTGCTGTTTGCCGCAGGAACGTTTGAATAA
- a CDS encoding 30S ribosomal protein S16 — MVRIRLARRGRKKAAMYDIVVADAKAPRDGRFIEKLGTYNPISNPTKIVLNVDKAVKWLLNGAQPTDTTRSILSHEGVLMRKHLQVGVIKGAITQEVADERFEAWKQEKLGRVEAKKDGLDKKQAVSKSAQLEAERKVNEARAAAIAKKNVVEEAPAAEPAAEEAAAPAEEAAE, encoded by the coding sequence ATGGTAAGAATTCGTTTAGCGCGTCGTGGACGCAAAAAAGCAGCTATGTATGATATCGTTGTAGCTGATGCTAAAGCACCACGTGATGGTCGCTTTATTGAGAAATTGGGTACATACAATCCAATCTCGAATCCAACTAAGATTGTTTTGAACGTGGACAAAGCGGTAAAATGGCTCCTTAACGGTGCTCAACCTACTGACACAACCCGTTCTATTCTGAGCCACGAAGGTGTATTGATGCGTAAACACTTGCAAGTAGGTGTAATCAAAGGCGCCATTACCCAGGAAGTAGCTGACGAACGTTTCGAAGCTTGGAAACAAGAGAAGCTTGGAAGAGTTGAAGCCAAAAAAGATGGCTTGGACAAAAAACAAGCAGTGTCAAAATCAGCTCAATTGGAAGCTGAACGTAAAGTAAATGAGGCTCGCGCTGCTGCTATTGCTAAGAAAAACGTAGTGGAAGAGGCTCCTGCTGCAGAACCTGCCGCTGAAGAAGCTGCTGCCCCTGCCGAAGAAGCTGCTGAATAA
- the trmD gene encoding tRNA (guanosine(37)-N1)-methyltransferase TrmD produces the protein MRIDIITCLPRLLDSFFAHSILKRAQDANHAQVHVHDLRDYSTNKQRQVDDYAFGGGAGMVLMIEPIAKCIRQLQAERTYDEVIYMTPDGERYEQKMANRLSMTENLIILCGHYKGVDERLREHFITKEISIGDYVLSGGELAACVVADSIIRLIPGVLNDETSALTDSFQDNLLAPPVYTRPAEFEGWKVPDILLSGHEAKISDWRFQQSLERTRTRRPDLLD, from the coding sequence ATGCGCATTGATATCATCACTTGTTTGCCGCGTTTGTTGGATAGCTTTTTTGCTCATTCTATCTTAAAACGCGCCCAAGACGCCAACCACGCACAGGTACACGTACACGACCTGCGCGATTATTCGACCAACAAACAGCGTCAGGTGGATGATTATGCCTTTGGCGGTGGTGCGGGTATGGTGTTGATGATTGAACCGATTGCCAAATGTATCCGTCAATTACAGGCGGAGCGCACCTACGACGAAGTTATTTACATGACCCCCGACGGTGAGCGTTATGAGCAAAAAATGGCCAACCGACTGTCGATGACCGAGAATCTCATTATTTTGTGTGGGCATTACAAAGGCGTTGATGAGCGTCTCCGCGAACACTTCATTACCAAAGAAATCAGCATTGGAGATTATGTACTGTCGGGCGGAGAGCTTGCTGCCTGCGTCGTTGCTGATTCCATCATTCGGCTTATTCCTGGCGTTTTAAATGATGAAACTTCGGCCTTAACGGATTCATTTCAGGATAATTTACTGGCCCCACCAGTATATACCCGCCCTGCCGAATTTGAGGGTTGGAAAGTCCCCGACATTCTTCTTTCGGGTCATGAGGCCAAAATTTCAGATTGGCGTTTTCAGCAATCTTTGGAGCGCACCCGCACCCGCCGACCCGATTTACTAGATTGA
- a CDS encoding NAD(P)H-hydrate dehydratase has protein sequence MKVFSVNQIRAWDAFTIAHEPIHSIDLMERASVAFVKWFCAHFDDRCPVTIICGMGNNGGDGLAIARILIQKCYAVQVYIVKHTEKGTPDFAQNLQRLHPQTSIQWIEQEAQIPTFTSNSFVIDALLGSGLTRPATGLIAKVIQQVNDSEATAISVDIASGLFADSPNAPSDVIIKPAYTIAFQCPKLAFFQPQCAEYVGEWHLVSIGLSESYEAQTPTPYFYTTAAALSSLTKARKKYSHKGSFGHALLIGGSYGKMGSIVLSAKACLRSGAGLLTVQAPRCGYDILQTSLPEAMVLPDWHWMVNTTVPDIKPYSAIGIGPGLGQDPQTLLMLKGLLSSLTSPIVLDADALNLISKHPDLLHSVPKNAILTPHPKEFQRLLNDQWKDDFEKLAMLRTFAQKLQLIVCLKGAHTAIALPDGSIHFNSTGNPGMATGGSGDVLTGIITGLLAQGMPPADAAIFGVFQHGNAGDRAAQKCTQPALIASDIINEMGW, from the coding sequence ATGAAAGTCTTTTCTGTAAATCAAATACGTGCATGGGATGCATTTACAATTGCTCACGAGCCCATTCATTCCATTGACTTAATGGAGCGTGCCTCCGTTGCATTTGTAAAGTGGTTTTGTGCCCACTTTGACGACCGGTGCCCAGTCACTATCATTTGCGGAATGGGCAATAATGGAGGAGACGGTTTGGCCATTGCCCGAATATTGATTCAAAAATGTTACGCTGTTCAGGTCTACATTGTAAAACATACCGAAAAGGGCACACCCGATTTTGCCCAAAATCTGCAACGGCTACATCCACAAACCTCCATTCAATGGATTGAACAGGAGGCACAAATTCCAACCTTTACCTCCAACTCTTTTGTTATTGATGCGCTGCTGGGGTCAGGCCTTACCCGTCCCGCTACGGGGCTCATCGCAAAAGTCATTCAGCAAGTCAATGATTCGGAAGCAACCGCTATTTCTGTCGACATTGCTAGTGGCCTTTTTGCCGATTCTCCCAATGCCCCCTCAGACGTTATCATCAAGCCTGCCTACACAATTGCTTTTCAGTGCCCTAAATTGGCTTTTTTTCAGCCTCAATGCGCCGAGTATGTCGGCGAATGGCATCTTGTTTCAATTGGCCTTTCGGAAAGTTACGAGGCCCAAACCCCGACCCCTTATTTTTACACAACAGCAGCTGCTCTTTCTTCCCTCACTAAAGCTCGTAAAAAGTATTCGCACAAAGGTTCTTTTGGACACGCTTTGTTGATTGGCGGCAGTTACGGCAAGATGGGATCAATTGTTTTGTCAGCCAAGGCCTGTCTCCGCTCTGGTGCTGGACTTCTGACGGTGCAGGCGCCGCGTTGTGGTTACGACATTCTTCAAACAAGCTTACCGGAAGCAATGGTTCTGCCTGATTGGCATTGGATGGTCAATACAACGGTCCCCGACATTAAACCTTATTCCGCCATCGGAATTGGCCCAGGATTGGGGCAAGATCCCCAAACACTCCTGATGCTAAAAGGGCTTTTAAGTTCACTTACTTCCCCTATTGTTTTGGATGCCGACGCCCTTAATTTAATCAGCAAACATCCTGATTTACTGCATTCAGTACCCAAAAACGCTATTTTAACGCCGCACCCCAAGGAGTTTCAAAGATTGTTGAATGATCAATGGAAAGATGATTTTGAAAAATTAGCCATGTTGCGCACATTTGCCCAAAAACTTCAACTCATCGTCTGTTTGAAAGGCGCTCACACTGCTATAGCATTGCCCGATGGAAGTATACATTTTAATTCGACGGGTAATCCGGGCATGGCAACGGGTGGAAGCGGCGATGTCTTGACGGGAATTATTACGGGCTTACTCGCTCAAGGAATGCCTCCCGCCGATGCGGCTATTTTCGGCGTATTTCAGCACGGCAATGCTGGTGACCGCGCTGCCCAAAAATGCACGCAACCCGCGCTTATTGCGTCTGATATTATTAATGAGATGGGATGGTAA
- a CDS encoding DsbA family oxidoreductase, producing the protein MKPHLKIDIVSDVVCPWCYIGKRRLEKAVEQLKDDYTFELRYLPFQLSPDTPAEGENTKERLVAKFGSEDRYNQIIQQVSGVAAAEGLRFDLENQTVSPNTHTLHRLIGYAQQQGKQLEMVETFFKAYFEERVDLTQTETVVQLAAGIGLDAEKVREVLVSNVGAEQLDKQLYQNRLMGVSGVPYYIINDKYAVSGAQPTELFLEALPEIALKAPIQAPVVAGEACDIETGVC; encoded by the coding sequence ATGAAACCGCATCTTAAAATAGACATTGTATCTGATGTAGTATGTCCTTGGTGCTATATTGGAAAACGTCGCCTCGAAAAAGCCGTTGAGCAATTGAAAGACGACTACACTTTTGAACTCCGTTATTTACCCTTTCAACTTTCGCCCGATACCCCTGCCGAAGGCGAAAATACCAAAGAGCGTCTGGTCGCTAAGTTTGGCAGTGAAGACCGTTACAATCAAATTATTCAACAGGTTTCGGGCGTGGCAGCGGCTGAAGGCTTGCGTTTTGATTTGGAAAATCAAACGGTATCTCCCAATACCCATACATTGCATCGGTTGATTGGCTACGCCCAACAACAAGGCAAACAATTGGAAATGGTCGAGACATTTTTTAAGGCTTATTTTGAAGAAAGGGTAGATTTGACCCAAACCGAAACGGTCGTACAACTTGCCGCAGGCATTGGTTTGGATGCCGAAAAAGTGCGTGAGGTGTTGGTGAGCAACGTAGGGGCGGAGCAACTCGATAAGCAATTGTATCAAAATCGATTGATGGGGGTAAGTGGAGTGCCGTATTACATCATCAACGATAAATATGCCGTTTCGGGGGCACAGCCTACCGAACTGTTTTTGGAAGCCTTGCCCGAAATCGCCCTTAAAGCGCCGATTCAAGCCCCCGTTGTTGCGGGCGAAGCCTGTGATATTGAGACGGGTGTGTGCTGA
- a CDS encoding peptidase domain-containing ABC transporter codes for MNSQYIKQIVEQLVLATGQPVVAQKAKVDLVEQSKTYTAKDIDRFIEALSNSARLNDLTIIVNSCPVDQFDELINSSAYPVLYFEQLNLGLTPIIGGSDFQGKKIAWSPVITYEPSEQISCKDPLLFRNHPDPSKNGQVVYITTFPMQPLVSDDSSLRQAEKEDLSPVQRLTRLLRNERKDIGYIYFYAVVVGLISLILPLGVQAIFSLVSSGSIFSSVYVLMGLVVLGLIGSGIMQIIQVTLVETLQMRIFAKAAFEFTYRVPRLNSEGLSQDNPTELMNRFFDVLTVQKALPKFLIDLTGAVLQIVFGLLLLSFYHPFFIAFSFFVIFVFFTIVRLNGRKGLETSIKESKYKYRVVAWLEGMAGTLFSFKTAGATNLPIQRMDGLVTNYLTYRTKHFKILQGFYYYALIFKVLVIGGLLVLGTYLLVNRQISLGQFVASEIVIVLLTGAVEKLFLSIDVVFDLLTAVDKLGYVSDLPLEKDGGLTFKTPKEEMALKAHNLSYTYAGSPKAALKNINLDIRAGERICITGQNGSGKHTLLKVLSGILNSYEGSVMYNGISLRDLDMNLLRTHVSMNFPNQEIFDGTILENLTMGRGGITLEQLQAVLDKLNLTDEISSLPEGLSTPIISGGRRLSLSFVTKIALARCLLTQPKLMLYTDALREIERNERLRIIDLLTDSSNSWTLLVLSNEPEFMGACDRVIVMNEGEIIAEGPYKSVLKHLSLPEK; via the coding sequence ATGAATTCACAATACATTAAGCAAATAGTTGAGCAATTGGTTTTGGCCACTGGCCAACCCGTGGTGGCTCAAAAAGCCAAAGTAGATTTAGTTGAGCAGTCCAAAACCTATACCGCCAAAGACATTGACCGTTTTATTGAAGCACTAAGCAACTCAGCACGTTTAAATGATTTAACCATCATCGTCAACAGTTGCCCCGTTGACCAATTTGACGAATTAATTAATAGCTCGGCGTATCCAGTTCTTTACTTTGAACAACTAAACTTAGGACTCACCCCAATTATTGGCGGGAGCGATTTCCAAGGAAAGAAAATAGCTTGGTCGCCAGTGATAACCTATGAGCCTTCTGAACAAATAAGCTGTAAAGACCCGCTCCTGTTCAGAAATCACCCCGACCCCAGCAAAAACGGGCAGGTAGTTTACATTACAACTTTCCCGATGCAGCCGTTGGTCAGTGACGATAGTTCGCTGCGGCAGGCAGAAAAGGAAGATTTGTCACCAGTCCAACGCCTCACGCGCCTACTTCGAAACGAACGCAAAGACATTGGCTATATTTATTTTTACGCAGTAGTGGTGGGGCTTATTAGCCTCATTTTGCCGTTGGGTGTACAGGCCATTTTTAGTTTGGTTTCGAGTGGCTCTATCTTTAGTTCGGTGTATGTACTGATGGGTTTGGTGGTACTGGGGTTGATAGGTAGCGGTATCATGCAAATCATTCAGGTAACGCTGGTAGAAACCCTCCAAATGCGCATTTTTGCTAAAGCCGCTTTTGAATTTACGTATCGTGTTCCTCGCCTCAACTCAGAAGGGCTTTCGCAAGATAACCCGACGGAACTAATGAACCGTTTTTTCGACGTACTAACGGTTCAAAAGGCCCTGCCCAAATTTTTAATTGACCTCACTGGGGCAGTTCTTCAAATTGTTTTCGGACTGTTGTTGCTGTCGTTTTATCACCCATTCTTTATTGCTTTTAGCTTCTTTGTTATTTTTGTCTTCTTTACCATTGTTCGTCTCAATGGCCGTAAAGGACTAGAGACCAGCATCAAAGAATCCAAATACAAATACCGCGTAGTGGCTTGGTTGGAAGGCATGGCGGGGACACTGTTCTCCTTCAAAACAGCAGGTGCCACCAATTTACCCATTCAACGGATGGACGGTTTGGTGACCAACTATCTCACTTACCGTACCAAACACTTCAAAATTCTTCAAGGATTTTACTATTACGCACTGATTTTCAAAGTATTGGTTATTGGTGGTTTATTGGTGTTAGGAACCTACCTATTGGTTAACCGTCAAATTTCACTTGGACAGTTTGTGGCCTCCGAAATCGTGATTGTGTTGCTGACGGGAGCGGTTGAAAAGCTCTTTTTAAGCATCGACGTAGTCTTTGATTTGCTGACCGCTGTGGATAAACTCGGCTACGTCAGCGACCTTCCTCTGGAAAAAGATGGCGGCCTCACGTTCAAAACGCCAAAAGAAGAAATGGCGCTGAAAGCCCACAATTTAAGTTACACCTACGCAGGTTCGCCCAAAGCAGCCCTGAAAAATATCAATCTGGATATCAGGGCTGGTGAGCGAATTTGCATCACGGGTCAAAATGGCTCTGGTAAGCATACCCTGCTCAAAGTCCTTTCTGGAATCTTAAACAGCTACGAAGGCAGTGTGATGTACAACGGCATCTCCTTGCGTGATTTGGACATGAACCTCCTCCGCACCCATGTAAGTATGAACTTTCCCAATCAGGAAATTTTTGACGGAACCATTCTCGAAAACCTCACCATGGGCCGAGGTGGAATCACGCTCGAACAATTGCAGGCAGTGCTTGACAAATTAAATTTGACCGATGAAATCTCGTCCCTTCCAGAAGGACTCAGTACGCCCATTATTTCGGGCGGGCGTCGTCTTTCCCTGAGTTTTGTCACCAAAATTGCCTTGGCGCGTTGTTTGTTAACCCAACCGAAATTGATGCTTTATACCGACGCTCTCCGGGAAATTGAGCGCAATGAACGCCTCCGTATCATTGATTTACTGACCGATTCTTCCAATAGTTGGACCTTATTGGTATTGTCTAACGAACCTGAGTTTATGGGAGCCTGTGACCGGGTTATCGTCATGAATGAAGGAGAAATTATTGCCGAAGGCCCTTACAAGAGCGTACTCAAACACCTCTCTTTACCGGAAAAATAA
- the rimM gene encoding ribosome maturation factor RimM (Essential for efficient processing of 16S rRNA) — MQYNDCFQLGHITRTHGTRGEVVIFLDVDFPEDYEELDSVFVEIKGQLVPYFIKNINVQKGSKAIVKFEDINSIEAATPLINCALFLPEENLDDLDGSQFYYHEIIGFKVVDEKLGALGTVTTVYTMSTQDLIAMSYNGNEVLIPVNDDIVLRVDREQKILHVALPEGLLEVYTEETTTPEDGQEDEQE; from the coding sequence ATGCAGTACAACGATTGTTTTCAATTAGGACACATCACTCGTACCCACGGCACGCGCGGGGAGGTCGTCATTTTTCTGGATGTTGATTTTCCCGAAGATTACGAGGAACTGGATTCGGTGTTTGTAGAAATAAAAGGACAGCTTGTTCCTTATTTTATCAAAAACATCAATGTTCAGAAGGGCAGTAAGGCCATCGTGAAGTTTGAGGATATTAATTCCATCGAAGCCGCTACGCCGTTGATTAACTGCGCGTTGTTTCTGCCCGAAGAAAACCTAGATGATTTGGACGGAAGCCAATTCTATTACCACGAAATCATTGGGTTTAAGGTGGTGGATGAAAAATTGGGCGCGCTCGGAACCGTTACGACGGTATATACGATGTCAACGCAAGATTTGATTGCGATGAGTTACAACGGAAATGAAGTACTGATTCCCGTCAATGATGATATTGTTTTGAGAGTGGACCGTGAACAAAAAATCCTGCATGTGGCGTTGCCCGAAGGATTGTTGGAAGTATACACCGAAGAAACCACCACGCCCGAAGACGGACAGGAAGACGAACAAGAATAA